One window from the genome of Musa acuminata AAA Group cultivar baxijiao chromosome BXJ1-4, Cavendish_Baxijiao_AAA, whole genome shotgun sequence encodes:
- the LOC135672600 gene encoding PLASMODESMATA CALLOSE-BINDING PROTEIN 3-like, translating to MARRLQRGSPINRAMGEGFESSGVKTQILSPSLDSFSSLPVMAALALVVLIFTMFGGSDAAWCVCKPDMSDTALQKTLDYACGAGADCTPILQNGACYNPNTVKAHCSYAANSYYQRKGQAQGTCDFSGTAALATTDPSYSGCTFPATASAAGTGSTPATNTPGTTPGTFSPTSGVVGGLGPSSSMSNEDMSHGGFLMKAGMGSLLLTVICSVMALLG from the exons ATGGCACGGCGTCTGCAGAGAGGCAGCCCAATAAACCGAGCAATGGGTGAAGGATTTGAAAGCTCGGGTGTGAAGACACaaatcctctctccctctctcgatAGTTTCTCCTCTCTCCCTGTCATGGCTGCTCTTGCTCTTGTAGTTCTCATCTTCACCATGTTTGGTGGATCAG ACGCGGCTTGGTGTGTCTGCAAGCCTGATATGAGTGACACTGCTCTCCAGAAGACACTGGATTATGCTTGTGGAGCTGGAGCTGACTGCACTCCTATCCTCCAAAACGGAGCTTGTTACAATCCCAACACAGTGAAAGCCCATTGCTCCTATGCTGCTAACAGCTACTACCAGAGGAAAGGGCAGGCACAAGGGACCTGTGATTTCTCGGGCACTGCTGCTCTTGCCACCACAGATCCAA GTTACAGTGGTTGCACTTTCCCTGCAACTGCCAG tgCTGCAGGCACAGGATCTACACCAGCAACAAACACCCCTGGCACAACACCCGGCACCTTCTCCCCAACCAGTGGAGTAGTAGGGGGGTTGGGGCCTTCAAGTAGCATGTCCAATGAGGACATGAGCCATGGTGGGTTCCTCATGAAGGCAGGGATGGGTTCTCTCCTCCTCACTGTCATTTGCTCAGTGATGGCTTTGTTGGGTTGA